Proteins encoded within one genomic window of Argiope bruennichi chromosome 7, qqArgBrue1.1, whole genome shotgun sequence:
- the LOC129975459 gene encoding golgin subfamily A member 6-like protein 25: MLDESSQVDQLYKIMLDESSQVDQLYKIMLDESSQVDELYKIWLEEPSQFDELYKIWLEESSQVDELYKIWLEESSQVDELYKIWLEESSQVDELYKIWLEESSQVDELYKIWLEESSQVDELYKIWLEESSQVDELYKIWLEESSQVDELYKIWLEESSQVDELYKIWLEESSQVDELYKIWLEESSQVDELYKIWLEESSQVDELYKIWLEESNQVDELYKIWLEESNQVDELYKIWLEESNQVDELYKIWLEESNQVDELYKI; the protein is encoded by the coding sequence ATGCTTGATGAGTCTAGTCAAGTTGATCAACTGTACAAGATAATGCTTGATGAGTCTAGTCAAGTTGATCAACTGTACAAGATAATGCTTGATGAGTCTAGTCAAGTTGATGAGCTGTACAAGATATGGCTTGAAGAGCCTAGTCAATTTGATGAGCTGTACAAGATATGGCTTGAAGAGTCTAGTCAAGTTGATGAGCTGTACAAGATATGGCTTGAAGAGTCTAGTCAAGTTGATGAGCTGTACAAGATATGGCTTGAAGAGTCTAGTCAAGTTGATGAGCTGTACAAGATATGGCTTGAAGAGTCTAGTCAAGTTGATGAGCTGTACAAGATATGGCTTGAAGAGTCTAGTCAAGTTGATGAGCTGTACAAGATATGGCTTGAAGAGTCTAGTCAAGTTGATGAGCTGTACAAGATATGGCTTGAAGAGTCTAGTCAAGTTGATGAGCTGTACAAGATATGGCTTGAAGAGTCTAGTCAAGTTGATGAGCTGTACAAGATATGGCTTGAAGAGTCTAGTCAAGTTGATGAGCTGTACAAGATATGGCTTGAAGAGTCTAGTCAAGTTGATGAGCTGTACAAGATATGGCTTGAAGAGTCTAGTCAAGTTGATGAGCTGTACAAGATATGGCTTGAAGAGTCTAATCAAGTTGATGAGCTTTACAAGATATGGCTTGAAGAGTCTAATCAAGTTGATGAGCTTTACAAGATATGGCTTGAAGAGTCTAATCAAGTTGATGAGCTTTACAAGATATGGCTTGAAGAGTCTAATCAAGTTGATGAGCTTTACAAGATATGA